DNA sequence from the Alkalidesulfovibrio alkalitolerans DSM 16529 genome:
CGACGCGGCCGAGGTCACCTGCCGCGCATAGCGCCTGAGCAGCGGCGACTTGAGTTCCTTCACCACGGGCTTCCACTCGGTCTTGCGCCGGGCAAGTTCGGCCTCGTCCACCCGAAGCGTCAGGCTGCGGCCGGGAATGTCGATGGCGATCACGTCGCCCTCGCGCACCAGGGCGATGGGGCCGCCCGCGGCCGCCTCGGGCGAGACGTGGCCGATGGCAGCGCCGCGCGTACCGCCGGAGAAGCGGCCGTCGGTGATGAGCGCCACCGCGCCGTCGAGGCCCATGCCCGCGATGTTCGAGGTCGGCGAGAGCATCTCGCGCATGCCGGGGCCGCCGCGCGGTCCCTCGTAGCGGATGACCACCACGTCGCCGGGCTTGATCTTGCCTTCCAGGATGGCCGCGTTGGCCGCCTCCTCGGAGTCGAAGACCCGCGCCGGGCCGCTATGCGTGAGCATGTCCTTGGCCACGGCCGACTGCTTGACCACCGCGCCCTCGGGCGCGATGTTGCCCATGAGCACGGCGATTCCGCCCTGCGTGCCGTAGGGGTTGTCCAGCGGCCGGATGACCTCGGGGTTGGCCACGCGCGCGCCAAGCGCCGCGAGGTTTTCGCCCACGGTCTTGCCGGTCACGGTGAGGCACGAGGTGTCCACGCGCCCGGCCTGGGCCAGTTGGGCCATGACCGCCGGGATGCCCCCGGCCGCGTGCAGATCCTCGATGTGATGCGGCCCGGCGGGCGAGAGTTTACACAGGTTCGGGGTCGCGCGGCTGACCTCGTCGAAGATAGAGAGCGTGAGGTCAAGCCCGGCCTCGCGGAAGATGGCGGGCAGGTGCAACACCGTGTTCGTGGAGCAGCCAAGCGCCATGTCCAGGGTCACGGCGTTGCGCACGGCCCGTTCGGTCACGATCGCGCGGGGGGTGATGCCGCGCGCGAGAAGCTCCATGACCGCGACCCCGGCCTCCTTGGCCAGACGGGAGCGCGCGGCCGTGGGCGCTGGGATGGTGCCGTTGCCCGGCAGGGCCAGGCCGATGGTCTCGGCCAGACAGTTCATGGAGTTGGCCGTGAACATGCCCGCACACGAGCCGCAGCCCGGACAGGCGTATTCCTCAAGGCGCGAAAGTTCTTCCTCGTCCATGAGTCCGCGCCGCACCTTGCCCACGGCCTCGAAGACGCTGATCAGATCCGTGCCGCCGGTGCCCGCGTACATCGGCCCGCCCGAGACGAGCACGGCCGGGATGTCGAGCCTGAGCATGGCCATGAGCATGCCCGGCACGGACTTGTCGCAGTTGGGAATGAGCACCAGGGCGTCGAAAGGGTGCGCCGTGGCCATGATCTCCACGGAATCGGCGATGTTCTCGCGGCTGGGCAGCGACATGCCCATGCCCTCGTGGTTCATGGCCAGGCCGTCGCACACGGCGATGGCCGGAAATTCGATGGGCGTGCCGCCAGCCATGCGCACTCCGGCCTTCACGGCCTCGGCGATGACGTCCAGGTGCTTGTGGCCGGGCACGATCTCGTTGGCCGCGTTGCACACGCCGACCAGGGGGCGGTTCATCTCCTCGCGCGTCATCCCCAGGGCGTGCAGCAGCGATCTGTGCGGCGCGCGCTCGATGCCCGCGGTCATCTTTTTGCTGCGCATTGCTTCCTCCAGAAAAAAATATCCCGCCATCCTAGCCCCCTTGGGGGTACGAAGCAAGCGCGTAGCGGGGCAAAGCCCCGCTACGCGCCGGGGGATCATCCCGGGGGAGATGATCTCCCCCGGACCCCCTGCGGTTCCCGAAGCCGTCTGCGACGGCTTCGGGAAAGCAGGGTTCTGGGGCGGACCATCGCCGCCGCACCCAAGTCGGCTCTGCCAGCGATGGTTTCGAAGCGAATCGCGGGGTCCAGGGAACATCTTAGCGACATTCTTCGTCCCGCAGGCCGTTCCAAATGTGCCGGGTGCAAGGCGCAAGAAAGCGCCGGGCCCGACGCGTATCAAAGAATACGCGAGGGATCGGCCCTTTCGCGGCAACGCAGCAGACGGTGCTTTTGGGGCGGCCTGACCCTGGCGGAGGAGGTCTGGAGGAGGCAGCGCCTCCTCCGTTCTCTCATTGAAGCCCGATATCCTCGGCCACGCCTTGCATGGCCTCGATGGACAGGGCCAGGAACGCGGTCAGGTCCAGGCCCAGGCGTTCGCACTCCTTGATCGTCTCGCGGTTCACGGAGCGGGCGAAGGCCTTGTCCTTCATCTTTTTTTTCAGGCTCGACGGGGCCATGCCCACGAGCTTGTCCGGCCGCACCAGGGCGGCGGCCGCCACGAGCCCGGTCACGGTTTCGCCGCAGCGTAGGGCGAAATCCAGTTGCGCGGCCGGGGCCACGCCCGTGTGCTCGTGGTTGTGCGCGCGGATGGCGCACAGGGCCTCTTCGGGCAGCCTGCCGTCCAGCATGGCGGCGGCTTCGATACCGTGGCGCGCGGGTTCGTCCTTGGTGGCGGAGTAGTCCAGGTCGTGCAGAAGCCCGGTCAGTCCCCACAGTTCGGGGTCTTGGCCGAGCTGGCGCGCCAGGGCGCGCATGACGGCCTCGGAGGCCAGGGCGTGGTGCCGCATGTGCGGTTCGGGCGTGTGCTCCTGCACGAGGGAAAGGGCCTGGTCGCGGTCGAGCATGGGGCTTCCTCCTGTTGGCCGTTCGGTGGTACGACCGTGGCGGCGATTTGTAAACCGGGCAAGGAAGGAGAGGCGATGCGGGTGCTTGTGAGCGGCGGGGAGTTCGAGGCGCGCCAGGCCGTGGCCAAGGCCGCGCGCGCGGCCGGGGCCGAAGTGGCCGAGGCGGCCGGAACGGCCGAGGCGCTACGCCTGATGGAATCGGCCACGCGGCGCGGCGCGGCTTTCGCCGTGGCGCTGGATCTGGATGGCACGCTGTCGCGGCGCGCGGCCGAGGTCTTTGCCGAGGGCCATGCGCCCGTGGCGGAGGTGCGCGATCCGGCCGGGGCGCTGGACGCGCTGGCGGGTGCGGCGGCTGGCGAGCGATCTGGCAGCGGGATGTCAGGTTGACGGGTGCGGCGGCTTGGGGTAAGGGAGCGGTCTTCGTCTTCGCACGGGTACGTGCAGCCGGGCCGAAAGCCCGGGTCACGCAAGCATATTTCTCCGGCAACATTGTGAAATAACTGCCGGAATACTGGAGGGCACATGGCCAAGCACAAGAAGCACGAGCGCAAGAAGGAACTGGATCGCCGCCGCAAGCGCCGCAAGGAAAACCTCAAGGCCCGCGTCCGCGAGGCCAAGGCCCAGGCCAAGAAGGCCTAAACGCGCTCCCGGCCCTTGACTGGCCGGTCCGTCTGATTATCTGTCATCTCGCGCCGGTCGCGGAGCCGTTGTCACGGCCGACCGCGACCGGATTTTTTCCGTTTCACGATCAGCGCGAGAAAGGAGCGGCACATGCCCATCTATGAGTACGAATGCCCCGCCTGCGGCAAGGTCTTCGAGGAGTGGAACAAGAGCTTCGACGACGTGACGTCGCCCTGCGCCTGCGGCGCCGCGGCCAGCCGCATCGTCTCCAACACCGCCTTCATGCTCAAGGGGTCGGGCTGGTACGTGACCGACTACTGCGGCAAGAAGGCTTCGGGCAACGGCAACGGCGGCACCGAGACCAAGGATTCGTCGGCCTCATCGGATTCGGCCAGCCCGGCGGCCGAGACCAAGCCCGCCAAGGACAAGGCCGCCCCGGCCAGCCCTTCGGCATAACTCCTGGCCCGATTCCGGGCGGTCCGCGCGGCCGCCCTTTTTTTTTGCCCGAAAATCGCGTATTCCCGCGCAACGCGCGCGACGGCGCATCTCTGCAGAAACCGCCTGCCTGGAGCCTTGTCATGATCGACCGCTACACCCGCCCCGAGATGGGCGCGCTTTGGACCCTGGACAACAAATTCCGCGTCTGGCTCGAAGTCGAGCTGGCCGTGTGCGAGGCTTGGCATCGTCTGGGAGTGATCCCGGCCGAGGCCATGGAGGACATCCGGGCCAAGGCCGATTTCGACGTCGAGCGCATTCTTGAAATCGAAGAAACCACGCGCCACGACGTCATCGCCTTCCTCACGGCTGTGGAGGAGAAGGTCGGACCCTCGGCCCGCTATATCCACCTGGGCTGCACCTCTTCCGACATCGTGGATACGGCCAACGGCGTGCTGCTTTCGCGCGCGGGCGATATGATCCTCGCGGCCCTGGACCGCCTTTTGGCCGTGCTGGCCGACGTGGCCAAGGCCAACAAGGGCAGGTTGTGCATGGGCCGCACTCACGGCATCCATGCCGAGCCGACCTCCTTCGGCCTGAAGATGGCCGGGTTCTACGCCGAGTTCGCGCGTCACCGCGAGCGCTTCCTGGCCGCGCTCGACGGCGTGCGCGTTGGCAAGATCTCCGGGGCCGTGGGCACGTACGCCTTCCTCTCGCCCGAGATGGAGGAGATCGCCCTGGGCATCCTCGGCCTGTCCGTCGATCCGGTCTCCACCCAGATCGTGCAGCGCGACCGCCACGCCCATTTCTTCACCAGCCTGGCGCTTCTTGCGGGCGGTGTGGAGCGGCTGTGCGTGGAGTTGCGCCACTTGCAGCGCACCGAGGTGCTGGAGGTGGAGGAGGGCTTCGCCAAGGGCCAGAAGGGCTCCTCGGCCATGCCGCACAAGAAGAACCCCATCTCGGCCGAAAACATGACCGGGCTTTCGCGCCTTGTGCGCACCAACGCCCTGGCGGCCATGGAGAACCAGGCCCTGTGGCACGAGCGCGACATCAGCCACTCCTCGGTGGAGCGGGTCATCATGCCCGACTCGACCATCCTGGCCGACTACGTGCTGCACAGGCTGGCCGGCCTGCTTTCGGGCCTGCGCGTGATCCCCGAGAACATGGAGCGCAACCTCATGTCCTCCATGGGGCTGTTCTTCTCGCAGCGCGTGCTGCTGGCCCTGGTGGAGGGCGGCATGGCCCGGCAAGAGGCCTACGAGCTCGTGCAGGGCGTGGCCATGCGCTGCTGGCGCGAGCGCACGCCCTTCCCGGACGCGGTGCGCGCCGAAGAGGGCATAGCCGCGCGCCTGGGCGCGGCGGCGCTTGATGAATTGTTCGATCCCGGCTACTACCTTCGTTTTGAAGAGACCATATTTGATCGTGTTTTCGGGGGATAGATGGACGCTGTCAGGCGCACGCTGGCCAAACTGCTTTACGAGAAGTCCTACATCGAGGGCGAGATAACCCTCACTTCGGGCAAAAAAAGCGACTACTACTTCGACTGCAAGCAGACCGCGCTGCATCCGGAAGGGGCATGGTGCATCGGCACCCTGTTCCTCGATCTGCTGCGCGACGTGGACGTGCAGGGCGTGGGCGGTATGACGCTCGGGGCCGATCCGCTCGTCTCCTCGGTGACGGTGCTTTCCCACCTGGCCGGGCGGCCCCTGCCCGGGTTCATCGTGCGCAAGGAGGCCAAGGGCCACGGCACGGGACGCTATCTTGAGGGCCTGGGCAACTTCGCGCCCGGCATGAAGGTGGCCATGCTCGAAGACGTGGTGACCACGGGCGGCACGCTCATCAAGGCTTGTGAGCGGGTGCGCGACGCCGGACTCGAGATCGTGGCCGTGTGCACCATCCTCGACCGCGAGGAGGGCGGCCGCGAGAATCTCGCCCGCGCGGGGTACGATCTTTTGCCCGTGTTTACGCGCGCGGAGCTGCTTAGCGCCGCGAAGGCATGAGGCCCTCGTCAGCGAGACGACCGGAATTTCCCAGGAGATTCGAGATGAAGCCTGTCGCCGCGGTGTCCGCCGTCCTGACCATGGTCGTCTGGCTTTGCGCTTCCACGACCCATGCCTTTTCCCTGAACATAGAGGACTATCCCGACGCTCCGCCGTTCTTCCTGGCAGTGGCCAAGGACAGCGAGACGTTCTACGCCTTCGGGCGGCGCTCGCCGCTGACTGCCATCCACACCCTGCCGTGCACCACGGGGCAGGGTGCTGGCGACAAGTTCAAGGAAGGCGACTTGAAGACCCCAGAGGGCGTTTATTTCATCCAGCGTACCCTGACCAGGGGCCTGGACTGGGGCCTTTACGGCGATCTGGCCTTCACTTTGAACTATCCCAATCCGGTGGACCGGCTCAAGGGCAAGACCGGCAGCGGCATCTGGATACACGGCCGAGGCCAGACGATCGTGCCGCGCGATACCCAGGGCTGCGTGGCCCTGAACAATCCCGACCTGCACTCCATCAAGGCCAGCCTGACGCGCGGCACGCCCGTGGTCATCGCGCGCGATGTCGTGGTCAACGACGCGCCCGGCGACACGAGCAGAACCGCGAGCGAGATCGTGGGGCTGCTTGAGCAGTGGCGGCAATCCTGGCGGGCGCGCAGCAACGAGTATTTCCGCTTCTACGACCAGAAGCGCTACGTGGAACCCGGCGCGCCGACCTTCAGGGCGTTTCGCGAGAACAAGGAACGCATCTTCGCCTCCAAGTCCTGGATCGAGGTCGCGACCTACGACGTGCAAATTTTGCCCGGCACGGACTACTGGGTGACCTGGTTCGACCAGTACTATCGCACCGACACCTTCGTCTCCCAGGTGCACAAGAGGCTGTACTGGCAGCGGGACAAGGAAGGGAACTGGATCATCGTGGGCGCGGAATACGACCGCCCTGAACGCGACCTCGAACAACTCTACCTGAGTGAGGCGAGGGACAGGGTTTCGGGGCTGGTCGAGAACTGGCGGCAAGCCTGGGAGAGCGGCGACATCGTGGCCTACTCGCGCCACTACGCGCCTGCGGCCGTGCAGGACGCCCGCCAGGGCATCGAGGCCATCGTGGTCCAGAAGACGACCCTGTGGGAGAACAACCCGCCGCGCCGTGTCGAGCTTTCCGGCCTGAGCGTCGATTTGCATCCCGCAGGGTTGCGGGTGACCTTCGTGCAGGATTACGAGAGCGCTTCGGGCTTCGCCGACAGGGGCGTGAAGACCCTGCTTCTCGAACCCACGGCCTCTGGCTGGCGCATCGTCAGTGAAACCTGGACAAAGTCATCTTCATGAGCCCCCGTAGCAAGTACAACATCATTTTCATGCGCGACGACGCCCAGGTGCGCCGTTTTCGCCTGGGGTCCGCCTGGATCCGGGTCGCGATCTGGCTGCTCGCGCTGCTCATGCTTGCCGCGGGCGGCGGGCTGTACGCGGGGTTTCGCTACTGGAGCGCCAACGCGGCGCTGGTGGACGAGAAAAGGGGGCTTGAGCGCCGCCTGATCGACGCCGAAGTGCAGCTCGAACGCCTGGGCAACGTGGAGAAGATCCTGCGCTCCCACGATCCCAAGGACGTGCAGGACCTGATCCAGGCGGGAAACATGGCCGAGCGTGAACGCACGGCGCCTCCCCCCTCGCCGCCCAATCTCGGAGAGATTTTCGCCTATCAGAATCTGCGTCAGGCCGGGGTGGAGAATATTCAGGCCCGGCTGGTGAACAGTTCCATGCAGGTCCGCTTCGACCTGAACAACCTCATCGCGGACACGACCCTGAGCGGCCGCGTGGATTTCCACGTGATATTGAATTCGGGCAGGATGGAGCGGGTGAGCGCGCCGGAGGCCGATCTGGTCTTCTCCATCCAGCGCTTCAAGCGCATCCAGGCCACCTTCAATCTGCCCACGGGCGTTGAGCGGGGCGACCTTTTCGGGGTGCGCGTGGTCATTTCCGGGCAGGACGGGAACCCGATCTACAGTGAAACCTATCCGCTTTCGCGCATCGTCTCCTAGCCGGAACCTGGACCGGATTTCGGCTTTCGCCGGGGCGTTTGCCCTTGTCGCGCTCCTTTTTTGCGCCCAGGCCCAGGCCTCGTCCTTCACCTACTTCGAGGGCACGCAGCATCCCATCACCGTGCATACCCTGCACGGGAGCGAGCCCGGTCCCACGGTCATGGTCCAGGGCGGCATCCAGGGCGACGAGGTGGCGGGGTTTATCACCGCCCAACTGCTCACCGCCGCTCGTGTCACGCGCGGCACGTTGATCGTGGTGCCGCGCGCCAACGTGCCTTCCATCCATCACCGCGTGCGTCAGGTGAATGTGGACCTGAACCGCCGCTTCGACCGTGAGTACGACGACTTCTTCGAGGACCGGCTGGCCCGCGTTATCCGCCATCTCGTGGCCCAAAGCGACGCCTTCATCCACTTGCACGAAGGATCGGGCTTCTACAGCCCCACCTTTGTCAACGATCTGCGCAACCCCAGACGCTGGGGTCAGAGCATCATCATCGACACCGACGTCTACGAGGAGACCGTGGACCTCTCGGGGCTGGTCCAGGGCGTGCTCGCGCGCCTCAATCCCCTTGTTCGGCCGGCCAGCTACCGCTTCGAGTTGTTCAACACCGACACCTTTTCCCTGAATTCTATTTTCGGGGCCGAAATGCGAAAGACCTTGACGTGCCATGCGCTCACGGCGCACCGCATTCCGGCCTTGGCCATCGAGGTCAGCAAGAGCATCTCCTCTCTGGACTGGAAAGTGCGCGAGCAGTTGCGCGCCACGGTCATGTTCCTGGAGCATTTCGGCGTCCACGTGGAGCCGCCGTGCATCGAGGGCATGTCCTTCGACGCCTTCGCCGCCGCCCCGCCCGAGGTGCGGGTCAACGGCCAGCGTTTCGCGCCCGGCGGGGTCATCACGGTCGAGGCAGGCGCGCCGCTTCGCGTAGAGGTCGCGACCTCAGGCGAGGACGCCCGCATGGCTCCGGTTCCCGGCCTTTTCGCCGAAGGCAGGCCCTTGGTGGATCTGACTCGCTCGCCGCATCTGCCTCTCGAACCTTTCGGCTCCTTCGAGTTGCGCAGCGATGGTGAACTGGTGGGGCGGGCCACGGCGCGCTTTGCCGGAAAAGGCCCGGACACGGCCAAGGAGCCCGTGCTTTTCGTGCTTTGGCACAACAACCGCCTCAAGCGCCTCGCCCCCGGCCAGGTGCTGCATGCCCTGGAAGG
Encoded proteins:
- a CDS encoding L,D-transpeptidase family protein, which encodes MKPVAAVSAVLTMVVWLCASTTHAFSLNIEDYPDAPPFFLAVAKDSETFYAFGRRSPLTAIHTLPCTTGQGAGDKFKEGDLKTPEGVYFIQRTLTRGLDWGLYGDLAFTLNYPNPVDRLKGKTGSGIWIHGRGQTIVPRDTQGCVALNNPDLHSIKASLTRGTPVVIARDVVVNDAPGDTSRTASEIVGLLEQWRQSWRARSNEYFRFYDQKRYVEPGAPTFRAFRENKERIFASKSWIEVATYDVQILPGTDYWVTWFDQYYRTDTFVSQVHKRLYWQRDKEGNWIIVGAEYDRPERDLEQLYLSEARDRVSGLVENWRQAWESGDIVAYSRHYAPAAVQDARQGIEAIVVQKTTLWENNPPRRVELSGLSVDLHPAGLRVTFVQDYESASGFADRGVKTLLLEPTASGWRIVSETWTKSSS
- the pyrE gene encoding orotate phosphoribosyltransferase, with amino-acid sequence MDAVRRTLAKLLYEKSYIEGEITLTSGKKSDYYFDCKQTALHPEGAWCIGTLFLDLLRDVDVQGVGGMTLGADPLVSSVTVLSHLAGRPLPGFIVRKEAKGHGTGRYLEGLGNFAPGMKVAMLEDVVTTGGTLIKACERVRDAGLEIVAVCTILDREEGGRENLARAGYDLLPVFTRAELLSAAKA
- a CDS encoding M99 family carboxypeptidase catalytic domain-containing protein encodes the protein MKPIRFRASSPSRNLDRISAFAGAFALVALLFCAQAQASSFTYFEGTQHPITVHTLHGSEPGPTVMVQGGIQGDEVAGFITAQLLTAARVTRGTLIVVPRANVPSIHHRVRQVNVDLNRRFDREYDDFFEDRLARVIRHLVAQSDAFIHLHEGSGFYSPTFVNDLRNPRRWGQSIIIDTDVYEETVDLSGLVQGVLARLNPLVRPASYRFELFNTDTFSLNSIFGAEMRKTLTCHALTAHRIPALAIEVSKSISSLDWKVREQLRATVMFLEHFGVHVEPPCIEGMSFDAFAAAPPEVRVNGQRFAPGGVITVEAGAPLRVEVATSGEDARMAPVPGLFAEGRPLVDLTRSPHLPLEPFGSFELRSDGELVGRATARFAGKGPDTAKEPVLFVLWHNNRLKRLAPGQVLHALEGDQLIIEGVRGGRDEIVNIKGIVTRPGRNTGQDANVEIVLDSEMFIPRFLLKSGPDKTRIQVVRETPGARGAEFLIELSPRRVEALRLLDPAGRTVFVAVGDSAPLLAQPGTWTLDAAWSNGEQDKLLVMADGLPLRFGETFVVGPGRHTVLNIRQATTFKPLGEVLLAPASMAARSSQDSRS
- a CDS encoding FmdB family zinc ribbon protein, whose protein sequence is MPIYEYECPACGKVFEEWNKSFDDVTSPCACGAAASRIVSNTAFMLKGSGWYVTDYCGKKASGNGNGGTETKDSSASSDSASPAAETKPAKDKAAPASPSA
- the purB gene encoding adenylosuccinate lyase; amino-acid sequence: MIDRYTRPEMGALWTLDNKFRVWLEVELAVCEAWHRLGVIPAEAMEDIRAKADFDVERILEIEETTRHDVIAFLTAVEEKVGPSARYIHLGCTSSDIVDTANGVLLSRAGDMILAALDRLLAVLADVAKANKGRLCMGRTHGIHAEPTSFGLKMAGFYAEFARHRERFLAALDGVRVGKISGAVGTYAFLSPEMEEIALGILGLSVDPVSTQIVQRDRHAHFFTSLALLAGGVERLCVELRHLQRTEVLEVEEGFAKGQKGSSAMPHKKNPISAENMTGLSRLVRTNALAAMENQALWHERDISHSSVERVIMPDSTILADYVLHRLAGLLSGLRVIPENMERNLMSSMGLFFSQRVLLALVEGGMARQEAYELVQGVAMRCWRERTPFPDAVRAEEGIAARLGAAALDELFDPGYYLRFEETIFDRVFGG
- the ilvD gene encoding dihydroxy-acid dehydratase, coding for MRSKKMTAGIERAPHRSLLHALGMTREEMNRPLVGVCNAANEIVPGHKHLDVIAEAVKAGVRMAGGTPIEFPAIAVCDGLAMNHEGMGMSLPSRENIADSVEIMATAHPFDALVLIPNCDKSVPGMLMAMLRLDIPAVLVSGGPMYAGTGGTDLISVFEAVGKVRRGLMDEEELSRLEEYACPGCGSCAGMFTANSMNCLAETIGLALPGNGTIPAPTAARSRLAKEAGVAVMELLARGITPRAIVTERAVRNAVTLDMALGCSTNTVLHLPAIFREAGLDLTLSIFDEVSRATPNLCKLSPAGPHHIEDLHAAGGIPAVMAQLAQAGRVDTSCLTVTGKTVGENLAALGARVANPEVIRPLDNPYGTQGGIAVLMGNIAPEGAVVKQSAVAKDMLTHSGPARVFDSEEAANAAILEGKIKPGDVVVIRYEGPRGGPGMREMLSPTSNIAGMGLDGAVALITDGRFSGGTRGAAIGHVSPEAAAGGPIALVREGDVIAIDIPGRSLTLRVDEAELARRKTEWKPVVKELKSPLLRRYARQVTSAASGAALSDE
- a CDS encoding HDIG domain-containing metalloprotein, yielding MLDRDQALSLVQEHTPEPHMRHHALASEAVMRALARQLGQDPELWGLTGLLHDLDYSATKDEPARHGIEAAAMLDGRLPEEALCAIRAHNHEHTGVAPAAQLDFALRCGETVTGLVAAAALVRPDKLVGMAPSSLKKKMKDKAFARSVNRETIKECERLGLDLTAFLALSIEAMQGVAEDIGLQ